acaCAAAGCTAAGTGAATGAAACAATCTTAACAGGTATTAGCATATAGCATCAAGCTATAATACAATTGCATAAATATAGCAATTCACATAATCTCAAGGAGACCGGCGGCCTGGCCTGAccattaactactagctgatcgggctagagtttaccgatagtTCTTTGTTTACTGAATACTTAGTATAGAAATCCAGACGTAACGAACACATCCTTTAAATTATACTACCCAGATAGTAACATTAAACCCAACCTAACAAATCAAGGTTGACTCCTTCAGCCTAACAAATCAAGGCCGATAATCACAATGTGCACATAATCATACATATACCACATAGTATATTCAACAATAATATAATCAGGTCGGGCCGAACATGGCAATAGTAGCATAACTCGCTACTCTATACAAATATCCGAAAGGATAGTTCCACTCACCTGATATCACAAGGCAAGAACTCAGAGATCTTATTTTACCGAGTCTTCTCCTTTCCTTTGTCACCTGAGAAAAGGATATTTCCAAGTCAGACACAATCCCAGTAAATAACAACATTAATCAAACATAGAGCACGGATGAAACCAACCAAACGTCAGACACGTGAGAGTTCTCAATCACACATGTGTAAAAACCTACACGCGTGTGACTTTGTCACGCGTACAGGTAATATAACAAACACGTTGGTttcatataattatttataattataatatttgacCTATGCGTATTAACGTATTTTGAACCCTAATCCATCATTCCcaacatatattcatatatataatcaaAGTAACATCTCATAATCAATGTACTTACTTCGTATCCAATAAAATAGCAATTAATACAAtaatagtatatataaaataaaacgaGAACACTCACTTTACGATTTTTTTCTAAAAATCTTGACGCACTTATAATGCTCGAAGCCCTAACTCGCGCTCCTTGTTTACAACAACTCAATATTCATAACTAAATCTGATAATATATTTGTCGTACAATAGTTGGAATGGAGTGAGTTATATTGCAGACTATTTATAGTAGGAATTGAGGAGCTTGTCATAAGCCTATCTACTAACTTGTCATGAGTCTATGAGTAAGGTGGCATGTTTATGTTTGATCCTTACTTACCAAGAATTACAGCTCGACATGTTCTAAAAATATCCTATATATTAGTCAACAATAAAATCTTCTAGCTAGTATCCAATCCAATCCAATATCTAtataataattgtatataatacggagtacttgTAGTTATATTAATTAACACTAACACTTACATACTAAAAGTGGTGGAGGATTTCGTCGTTTCACTTATattggattgtcgttttgagtttgcgttcacattacaaaggGAGGATttcgtcgtttcagttatatcggattgtcgttttgagtttgcgttcacattacaaagggtccatcaacttcggctatatttacacaacggcccctcaagtttatacttaagtgtaaatatatatataattttattaaattaaaagaaactacttccacccgaatttataacggaccctatcttctcgctcggtgcgagttaaatttttccgagaccaccgttcaactcgaaaaaatcttacgaacctaacgggactaactatacgcaaaatggacacttctcaaaaaaacgctaaacacaacgacaacccgtatcttcccgctcgccacgagttaaattttttcgacggcagcgtcaaactcgaaataattttatgaacaaaacgaaactaaccacgttcgaaacagacactttttaaaaaatgctaaacacaatgacaacccgtatctttctgttcgccgcggGTTAAATTTTACCGAcgtcaccgttacactcgaaaaaatttattgaacaaaacaaaactaagtacgttcgaaacagatactttttaaaaaacgcttaacacaacgacatctaaaacggtgcTTAACACATGAGTCGTgttccctctgtaaatacacaacgctatgttaaatatgaatacgcatgtCGAAAGCCCCCACCGCAACGCACGGGCCGGTCTAGACTAGTTATAATTATAGTtcatgcatatataatattatataaaattaacaTCATGATCATAAAATCATAAAATTAGTAATGTTTATCATTTATTTAATTACGCGCGCATATATATGGATTACTTACCTTCTCACTtaatattatataagtattaaaccCGTTATATAAAATACAATGTTTCCGTTAGGCAGTCCTAACGAAACTTAATTTAATCAAATAGATATTTTTTGTGTCCCAAAAACAATTCATTTAGCCACTTCCTAAATTATAATCacataatttattatttcactttTCTAATTGATTTCTATCAATTAACgataatttaaatatcatatttaaaaaataatacatagtttttttttgaaaagcaagaaagacTTATATTAAACAAACACGAATAGTACATGGTTGACTGGTCAACCTTAACAGCACGATACATCACGAAAGAAATAAGGAAAACAAATTACATCGCCTTAAGCTaattgcaaagattgcaactaacaAAAGGGGTTAAAACTAAGGGTGTGAGAACCATTGTAGCCAATCCATAATATGACCCTTGCAACGTCGTGAAATCCAATCATATGAAAGAACTTGAACCTCGCTAAATAAAGATGGGACCGTCTCGAGCTTATTCTTGAACACCTTTGCATTTCTATTCTTCCATAGAATGTAACAAACCACCCAACATACCGCTTGCCATTGATTCTTTTTATGATCCTGTGCTACACAACCGAAAGTACCATTAAAAATATCCTCAAACCCGAATATAGCCGAATTATACCCCCACCATTTAAGAACTTTAGCCCAAATGTCTTTTGCCACTTGACAAGAAAAAATACATAGTTACCTATTTCATCTAGGCCAATGATCCGGATGTTATAGATCTAGACACGTCCAATCCCGAACTCACATGTTAAAGATCACCCTCGTACATGATttcaccgtctatctatgattttccttcccAGCAATCAAAAAATCCAACAAacgccctcgtagactcttcatcaaggctccagtACGAACGCAGTCACAACCTCGAAGTCTACTacctttttttttaaaggcaaacacACACACACCCATACACGAATTTAAACACGAATATATACATGTCCGTGCCCACCACGGGACTCGAACCCCCAACCTATAGGTTGAAGTCTACTACCTTTTAAACTTTCTGCTTTCTTGCTGGTACACTGACCTcttcatagctatgaatttcacaaatccatcttctcatcccaagtACGCTCCCACTGTATGAGTAAGAAACAAATTGCGGCTACTCAAGAAGAAACTTGACTCGTACCACCAGTCAGTCGCAAATTTCTTTGCCATCGAAGAGTAAAACAAGTAGTCGAAGCTTTAGTGTTACCCGAAATCATCTCACTAATCTTAAGAACATTGAAGAACGACGTCGCATAATCATCTCCACCACTCTACTAGTTGACTAACTCCtactagctcgataacttccgtcGGTTACCTAACTCATGCCGAGTTctcgactatatatatatataccctcaACGATTCTAGAAAGCTCAAGTTTCAGGACTTACATGATTATCCGCCCCTCTTCCAtcaccaaaagacttttaattgaTCACCCTCGAAGAAAACTGCTCCTCTTGTTGAAACATCAACTAAAACCGAGCAACTATCGAACGCGTTCTATCAGACACCCTTTGATAACCAATTACCCTTAGTGACAAGAAGCTCTAATCCGCTCGCATATTATATAATCACTGGAATATTGACCAAATACCATTGATCATCCCGTTTTCAAACTGCAAGCACCAAAATTCCCCGATACTCTCACTATCGACTTTCAACCCGATGCATCTTGTTCGTTACCTCACCGCTCTAAACCGAAAGAAGAACACCCTCCTGAGCTCCCGTAACAAACCCACATCTCTAAAAACACAGCTCGCATCGCTCGAAGTTTCCGAGACAAAACCATCTCACACTCGCGTCATCAAATCGAAAAAAAATCATcttgaaaactgcccagattcaAAAAATCATATCTCAAGATTCAACGGTCCGATCGGCTTCAACATTTTACCACGTGTAGATCAGCAAGTCTTCTATCCACAACCAAAAAATCAAGTCGATCCAACAGTTAACGAATCCGCTATGGATTTTCTTCTACAGCAGCTCCTGGAACTCCGAATTCGAAAGTTCAAACATTCTTTCGCACGGGATCGCGAAGAACGATAACTTAGATCTCACACGTGGATCTTCTGAAAAATCTCTCCATAACGAACCCATCGACCCGATCTCCGACTCCGTAACCCTTCGCGAAAAAATCACCATCATGATGTAATCAGCGTCCCGATCAACTCTCCCGGATACATAGACATACCCATGAGTTCATCGCGACCAACTAAGTCACCTGCTCTCGATACATGTTGCAAACAAAATCCTTAAGCCCGTCGTTTTAATAACCTTGATGAAAAAACCGATTCATCAACTATATCGAAAACACTTGCTTTCAATTCGCCATCGTGCTTGAACTcgtaaccttgaagctatgataccATTTGTTAAGAATTATGGACCCAACAAGACAGATGATTTAAACCAATTACCAAACTCACGAACGACAAACGATTAATTAAAGCATAAGaacgataaataaaagcataaaaacgacacaaggatttaacgtggttGTATCCCAACTCCAAACACAGAAAAGAGTTTAATCCACATGCGCAAATCAGaatttttttctttattatttagtaTGTGACTCACGATTTAAAGGTAGGACGATCGAAGCTGATAGTGATACCAACAATGTTTTATGGAAAAATCTCGGAGTTGCGAGCATCATCATTAAGTTTTGAAAAGAAATATCAAGATGATTTAGACATGTTAGAAGGAGATCGCACACGGATCAGATAGGAGAATATTAGCACTTACTATCAAAGGTTTCAGGAGTCTCACGAAGATGTAAGTTTTTAACGATAAATTAAACCTATACATGCCTAAGAGTTTTTGTAACCGAGTACATAAAAAAGAATTTACAAAGAAACTTGGATAAACTAAACCTGTCAAATATGTGTTTGATTGAAAGTTGAAGGGTATAATATGTAATTATTTTTAAATTAGAAAAACATAGTTTCGCAGCCCATATCCCCTTCGTTTCTAGCATACAGCTTAAACATCAtctaaaaaaaaaaaccctaattttCTTCCTGATGCGATTTTGATTCATTCATTCTTCAATCTTGGCCTTTTGGATTAGGGCTTTTCTCTATTACACCAATTCATTCAAGTTGAAATCAGCAATAGATCCAATTTTGTCTTTCATTTCGCTTCTTTCAGATTCTAGGGTTTAAAGCTTCATCATATTTTATTCAATTAATTAACCTTTTTTGTAGTTTAAATTAAGGTTACATGATCCATCAAAACCATCAATCGTGGGATGGATAGTGCGTTCACTGAACAAATTCTTTCAGATAAGCTATCGAAGCTCAATAACACTCAACAGTGTATTGAAAGTATCCTTCTcttattttttatattaatttttatgTGAATTGTAGCTAAATTTGTTTCTGTTTATTGGTAATTGGTGATTGAATCAATTTGGCGGTTGTAATCTGAAATTTCACTTCGATGTGGAATGTGATTTGTTTTGTGTTCATTAAAGCTGATCTTTATGCAATATAAAGGTATGATCTTTATCGTTCATGCTCGTATACGCTTACATATAATATGCACTATATGTCTAGGGCTATACAATATGTATTATGCAATTTTTACTTCGATTTCGAATATAAAGGTATGATCTTTATCGCTCATGCTCGTATATGCTTACATATAATATGCACTATATGTCTAGGGCTATACAATATGTATTATGCCATTTTTACTTCGATTTCGAATATAAAGGTATGATCTTTACTAATGAGAGcatataatatttatgaaaattatGTGAGTAGAGAAAGCATTGGTTAGTTTTAGAGGGATTGGCCTTATTCAGTGAGTTCAAAGTAGAAGAATAAAAAGGATAACTTTACTACAATTCTGTAAATTATACGAGTTCCTTGAAAATTTCTAAAACACGTGTTAAGTTACTGCTGTACTATTTTTTACATGTGACGTAACATGTCGTTGAGCTCAAAATCTGAAGAACTCATTGAGTAGATTCAAATTTTAATGATTGACTGTATTTAGTAAAACTGTTCGAGAACACCTTGTTGTATAAAATGGTCATGAGGTTCTTATTTGATATTGTTTACCTTTCTTTAGTCACACTTGGTATTATCCTATACGAATAGCTAAATATTTTGGCTATTTAGTAATGTCCAAAGCGATGATATATAGCCGTTTCTTCAACTTATTATTATGTTATATCAACTTGAACTATGTCATATGTTAGTTTTCTGTTGCATCTTGTTATCTTAACCCTTAATAGCGCTGTCTCATTGGTGTATATTTCACCGAACCGAAGCAGAATTAGTTGTTACAACATGGGAGAAACAATTCCATAGTTGTGAAGTGGCACAGAAAGTTTCTCTTGTATATCTTGCAAATGATATACTTCAGAATAGCAAACGTAACGGGAACGAATTTGTCTCCGAGTTTTGGAAGGTCCTCCCAGGAGCTCTTAAAGATCTTGTCGAGAAAGGCGATAATTATGCGAAAACTGTTGTCACCCGACTGGTATGCACACTTTCTTGTTGATATAGTCTATGTATATGCGGTGTTTCAGAACTCGGAATTAGTTGGCGAGTTTTGGACGAGTACTTGGTTAAACTCGGCCAAACTCGGAATAATCGGAAAGTTGGTCAAAATTTTGTCAAAACTAGACTAAAACTCGGGATTACTAGGATAATCGGTCAAAATCAAACTTGGTTaacatccgagtactccccgagtttcCGAGCACTCCCTTAAAAGTTTCGACCGAGTACTCGCCGAATAGCAATTTTTGATGCCTTGTTTATATGGTTGCTTATGGTGCTGAATACTCAAATGGGTTAATTTTACATGATGTTAGTTTTGATTTAGCGATTTATGTGTGAATGGCAGGTTGATATATGGGAAGAAAGGAGAGTGTTTGGATCTCGTACAAAGAACATTAAAGACGTGTTGCTTGGAGATAAATCACCTGAAACCCTAGAGTTCACCAAAAAACGTTCTCGTTCTGTGAAAATTGCTAAGAGAGATTCAAGATCTATAAGAACGGTAATAATCATGCACACAAGCTCTTTAGTGTATTGTAAAAATTCAATTTCCATTTTATTCATCTGTTATAGATAAAATTTGCAATTATTTCACAATGACTTATGAATGGGATGATTATTTATCTCTAATGTATGAATCTTGAAAATAGTGAAAATGAAATCGGCAAATGGTATGAAAGTTGTACataatctttctttcaaaagtgtaccttTTAGTGCATTAACCTCTTAAATTGATTTTTTCAAACTATTGACTATTGATACAGTATAATTTTTTTTCCAGTTTCACATTAAGTTACCTACCAATGATCTTAAAGTCTAACCTTTTTTGACCCGTTACCTACCAATGATCTTAAAGTCCAAACCTTTTTTGACCCGTTACTTAACCTGGATATTTCACAATCTCTAATAATTGTCATGTTTAGTATCTTGGTCATCTGACGTATTTTCTCATATTTGGATACAGAAACTTACGATCGGAAGTACAGCAGAGAGAATTGTCTCTGCTTTTCACTTAGTTGCCAGTGAGCACCATGGTGAAGACGAAGAGATGAATAGATGTAAATCTGCTGTTGACCGGGTAAAAAAGATTCAAAAAGACGTTGATCTCGCCATAACGAACGGTAGGCTCATAATTTTTCAAAGATCTCAGAGTTTACATTTTAATTTTTCTTGTTTTCAAGGTTTTACGGAAATCATAAATCAAAAGTTATTTTGCATATCGCTAATGGTATTTTTTTTCAAAATGCAGCCGATGATCCTAAGAGAAAGACGTTGTCTAAGGAACTGGAGGAAGAAGAAAAGACGATGAGGCAGTGTGTAGAGAAACTAAAAGTTATTGAAGCAAATAGACTGGCTCTCATATCACAACTACGTAATGCATTAAATGACCAGGTTCAATTTTTTATATTCAAACTCGAACTCCGTTTTTTATTTTTTAGTATAGATTTACTACTAATTGTTATTGTTAACGAGTATAAACGAAGATCTTTGTTTTTATACTTTTTCAGGAATCCATGTTAGAGAATGTCCGCACTCAAATGCAGGTTTGTTTACTCATTTACTTATGCTCGGTATTGTAATCCAATGTATGTTATGTGCAAGGTTTCGAAAATCACTACTCTGAGTACTCGGTCGGGAGtttttagggagtactcggatgttgatgGTCAATTTGACTTTGACTGAGTTTTTACTGACTTTTTAATTAAAGATATCTTATTATAACCATTATTTAATATTTGATATTTGATTATTTGATTCAGGTGGCCCAAGCACAAACAGAGGAAGCAGAAACAATTCGTAAGCGGCTCGACGATAAAAATTACGTGGCAGATTTTAAACCTTCTAGTGCTACTCCACCAGTTGTCGACACAAAAGCCGGTTCCAAAAAATCGGCCGCCGATATCGCCGCCGAAGTTGCCGACCGACTTGCGGCTTCAACTTCATCACAATACATCATGTCATCGGTTCTTTCGACATTTGCAGCCGAAAAAGGCCTTACAAAGACCACAACCGCACCCATCTCAAAACCCGAGTTTACGCCCACACAAACTCAAGTTTCAACCAATAACGGTGCGTACCAAAACGTTATAATGCCGCAACCGACACTCGTACCCACCTCTCAACCTCAATACATGCAGCAATATATGCAACAACCGAATAATGGCATTATGACATCATACACGTATGGTAATGTTAATATACCGCCGATGCCGGTGGGACCCGCACCGACTCCGCAACCGTCTTATATGATGAGTCCGATGGTTCCGCTGACTCATCCTAATCAGCCGATGCAGATGACTCAACAACCTCATGGTCCTCCTGGTTTTACGCCGCCCAATGGAATGATGTTTTATCGTTCTCAGTGATGGGTGATGGAAATATAGAATCTGCACTTGAAAAGTATACAACGTACGGATGGTAGTACCATTACACCCAAATTGGTGGTTGTCGTAATGTCTTatgtttcttcttttttttttttttttttttttttttttaaacttaagatCAGGATAATTATTATACTGTACATTGGTGTTTCAACGATAGCTAACAGTTTTGTATCCAGATAGTTTGCATACATTTTAGCAGCTCTGTTGATACACTGCGAGTCCTTCGTTTGTTGGACCACAATTGATGTGCACTGACCTAAAGCAAAGGCTTAAGACTCCATTTTGAGTCTTGGGTACCATAACAAAACTCTTTCATCACTTCCATTTttgtgtttatatatataagtttatatataagtTTGACTTCCATTATAAAATCACCAAAGTTTGACCCATTATGTCCAATCacaaataacttatcatttaacttATTATGATGGTGGAGAACATGTAAAAGTATTGAAACTAAAGGTTCAAGAAGCTATGGTCATGACTCATTAAAGTAGTTATTAGTTAAATTACTTGAAACCACCACTAATTGTGAGTTGTGATAATGGTTGGGAGGTGGTTCGTGGCGACAAAATAAGGGTAAGAATTTTGTCCATTTCGGGTAAACTTGATCAAGCGAAGGCAAGGCCGTGATTGTATAAATAGAACATAGAACATAACAA
This window of the Rutidosis leptorrhynchoides isolate AG116_Rl617_1_P2 chromosome 7, CSIRO_AGI_Rlap_v1, whole genome shotgun sequence genome carries:
- the LOC139858161 gene encoding uncharacterized protein, which encodes MDSAFTEQILSDKLSKLNNTQQCIETLSHWCIFHRTEAELVVTTWEKQFHSCEVAQKVSLVYLANDILQNSKRNGNEFVSEFWKVLPGALKDLVEKGDNYAKTVVTRLVDIWEERRVFGSRTKNIKDVLLGDKSPETLEFTKKRSRSVKIAKRDSRSIRTKLTIGSTAERIVSAFHLVASEHHGEDEEMNRCKSAVDRVKKIQKDVDLAITNADDPKRKTLSKELEEEEKTMRQCVEKLKVIEANRLALISQLRNALNDQESMLENVRTQMQVAQAQTEEAETIRKRLDDKNYVADFKPSSATPPVVDTKAGSKKSAADIAAEVADRLAASTSSQYIMSSVLSTFAAEKGLTKTTTAPISKPEFTPTQTQVSTNNGAYQNVIMPQPTLVPTSQPQYMQQYMQQPNNGIMTSYTYGNVNIPPMPVGPAPTPQPSYMMSPMVPLTHPNQPMQMTQQPHGPPGFTPPNGMMFYRSQ